In Syntrophorhabdaceae bacterium, the genomic stretch GGCAGCAGAGAGCCGAGGGCAAAGAGATAAACTCCTTAAAGGAATTGCTTCTTTTGTTTCTTACTATTCACCTTTCACCGTTCACTATTCACTGCCTTTTTCTGCTTCATCGTTTCAGGCATGCGGACGGCGATTACCTCCCCGCTGGCGCAGAGAGTATCTTCTGCAAAGACCTCGACGGATACGGATACCTTGCGCTTTCCGACCTCCTTCACCTTCCCCCTTGCCTCGAGCTGAACCCCAAGGGGTGTCGGGTGCAGGTAATCGACCTTTAGAGATGCGGTGACAAAGCGCAGCCTTGGTTCCTCGTCCATGGCCCTGCCTTCCGCGCGGCATGTCGCGGCGGCGGCTGTGCCGACCCCGTGACAGTCGATGAGTGAAGCGATCAGCCCGCCGTAGACAAAGCCCGGTGTGGCAATATGATAAGGCTGCGGTTTGAGGCGGGCAACCGATTCCTCTCCATCCCAATAGCTCCTGATATGAAGACCTGTCTCGTTAAGATTGCCGCACCCGTAGCAATGGCTCAGTTCCTCAGGATAGTAATCCTGGAATGCCTTTTCTTCCATAGTGCTCCCTCGTAACGGTTA encodes the following:
- a CDS encoding PaaI family thioesterase, whose translation is MEEKAFQDYYPEELSHCYGCGNLNETGLHIRSYWDGEESVARLKPQPYHIATPGFVYGGLIASLIDCHGVGTAAAATCRAEGRAMDEEPRLRFVTASLKVDYLHPTPLGVQLEARGKVKEVGKRKVSVSVEVFAEDTLCASGEVIAVRMPETMKQKKAVNSER